From the genome of Cinclus cinclus chromosome 12, bCinCin1.1, whole genome shotgun sequence, one region includes:
- the RHOA gene encoding transforming protein RhoA isoform X1, whose amino-acid sequence MAAIRKKLVIVGDGACGKTCLLIVFSKDQFPEVYVPTVFENYVADIEVDGKQVELALWDTAGQEDYDRLRPLSYPDTDVILMCFSIDSPDSLENIPEKWTPEVKHFCPNVPIILVGNKKDLRNDEHTRRELAKMKQEPVKPEEGRDMANRIGAFGYMECSAKTKDGVREVFEMATRAALQARRGKKKSGCLLL is encoded by the exons atGGCAGCCATTCGAAAAAAGTTGGTTATAGTGGGAGATGGTGCCTGTGGAAAGACCTGTCTGCTGATTGTATTTAGCAAAGACCAGTTCCCTGAAGTGTATGTTCCCACCGTCTTTGAAAATTACGTAGCAGATATTGAAGTGGATGGAAAGCAG GTTGAGTTGGCTTTGTGGGATACAGCAGGACAGGAAGACTATGATCGACTTAGACCACTTTCTTATCCAGATACTGATGTTATACTTATGTGTTTTTCAATTGATAGTCCTGATAGTTTAG aaaacatccCAGAGAAGTGGACCCCGGAGGTGAAGCATTTCTGCCCCAACGTGCCTATCATCTTGGTAGGAAACAAGAAGGACCTGAGGAATGATGAGCACACAAGACGAGAGCTGGCCAAAATGAAGCAG GAGCCTGTCAAACCCGAGGAAGGCCGGGATATGGCAAACCGCATTGGTGCATTCGGGTACATGGAGTGTTCGGCAAAGACCAAAGACGGTGTGAGGGAGGTGTTTGAAATGGCCACTAGAGCTGCTTTGCAAGCCCGGCGTGGCAAGAAAAAGTCCGGGTGCCTTCTCTTATAA
- the RHOA gene encoding transforming protein RhoA isoform X2: protein MAAIRKKLVIVGDGACGKTCLLIVFSKDQFPEVYVPTVFENYVEDYDRLRPLSYPDTDVILMCFSIDSPDSLENIPEKWTPEVKHFCPNVPIILVGNKKDLRNDEHTRRELAKMKQEPVKPEEGRDMANRIGAFGYMECSAKTKDGVREVFEMATRAALQARRGKKKSGCLLL from the exons atGGCAGCCATTCGAAAAAAGTTGGTTATAGTGGGAGATGGTGCCTGTGGAAAGACCTGTCTGCTGATTGTATTTAGCAAAGACCAGTTCCCTGAAGTGTATGTTCCCACCGTCTTTGAAAATTACGTA GAAGACTATGATCGACTTAGACCACTTTCTTATCCAGATACTGATGTTATACTTATGTGTTTTTCAATTGATAGTCCTGATAGTTTAG aaaacatccCAGAGAAGTGGACCCCGGAGGTGAAGCATTTCTGCCCCAACGTGCCTATCATCTTGGTAGGAAACAAGAAGGACCTGAGGAATGATGAGCACACAAGACGAGAGCTGGCCAAAATGAAGCAG GAGCCTGTCAAACCCGAGGAAGGCCGGGATATGGCAAACCGCATTGGTGCATTCGGGTACATGGAGTGTTCGGCAAAGACCAAAGACGGTGTGAGGGAGGTGTTTGAAATGGCCACTAGAGCTGCTTTGCAAGCCCGGCGTGGCAAGAAAAAGTCCGGGTGCCTTCTCTTATAA
- the GPX1 gene encoding glutathione peroxidase 1, whose amino-acid sequence MAAAAAGGRAAELAGLAARPLGAAEPLSLGSLRGKVLLVANVASLUGTTTRDFLQLNELQQRYGPRGLQVLGFPCNQFGHQENCTNDEILPMLEHVRPGNGYKPNFILFEKCEVNGKNAHPLFTFLKEALPFPHDDPSSLMTNPQYIIWSPVCRNDIAWNFEKFLIGPDGVPFKRYSRRFETIKIQDDIELLLQKIA is encoded by the exons atggcggcggcggcggcgggcgggcgtGCGGCGGAACTGGCGGGGCTGGCGGCGCGGCCCCTGGGCGCGGCGGAGCCGCTGTCCCTGGGTTCGCTGCGGGGcaaggtgctgctggtggccaATGTGGCGTCGCTCTGAGGCACGACCACGCGCGACTTCCTGCAGCTCAATGAGCTGCAGCAGCGCTATGGCCCCCGCGGGCTCCAGGTCCTCGGCTTCCCCTGCAACCAGTTCGGTCACCAG gaaaactgcaccaacgATGAGATCCTTCCCATGCTCGAGCACGTTCGTCCTGGAAACGGGTACAAGCCCAATTTCATCCTGTTCGAGAAGTGCGAGGTGAACGGGAAGAACGCGCACCCCCTCTTCACCTTCCTGAAAGAGGCGCTGCCCTTCCCGCACGACGACCCCTCCTCGCTGATGACCAACCCACAGTACATCATCTGGTCCCCGGTCTGCCGCAACGATATCGCCTGGAACTTCGAGAAGTTCCTCATTGGCCCCGACGGCGTGCCCTTCAAACGCTACAGCCGGAGATTCGAAACCATCAAGATCCAGGACGACATTGAGTTACTTCTGCAGAAGATTGCCTAG